One window of the Bacteroidales bacterium genome contains the following:
- the buk gene encoding butyrate kinase — protein sequence MNNQKKFSGTSLILALNPRIPFTRIGVYENAKRIYFKEINHPKEELIKFKSIYEQVSYRKDAIFAELKEKKININDIEIIVSRGGFLKPVKSGIYMVNEKIIEDLIDCKIGNDIINIGGLIADDIAKDIPDANAYIADPVVVDEFDDIARVTGIPEIKRKSIFHALNQKAIGKRYANTIGKKYEELNLIIAHLGSGITIGAHCKGRVIDANQGYDGDGPFSAIRAGSLPVGDLINLCYSGKYTKEEILRKVSCEGGLHAHLGTHDAYEIEKNLYNGDEKSLFIFDAMVYQVAKAIGSMVPVLFSKVNAILITGAIAQSNWFVERLMERVGSLAPVSVYPGSDDIESLALKGLAVLREKEEVLEYK from the coding sequence ATGAATAATCAAAAAAAATTTTCAGGTACAAGTTTAATTTTGGCACTGAATCCAAGGATTCCTTTTACAAGGATAGGAGTTTATGAAAATGCCAAACGTATTTATTTTAAAGAAATAAATCATCCTAAGGAAGAACTGATAAAATTCAAAAGTATTTATGAGCAAGTAAGTTACAGAAAAGATGCGATTTTTGCTGAATTAAAAGAAAAAAAAATAAATATTAATGATATAGAAATAATAGTTAGCAGGGGCGGATTTTTAAAACCTGTTAAATCAGGCATTTATATGGTAAACGAAAAAATTATAGAAGACTTAATAGATTGTAAAATAGGTAATGACATAATTAATATTGGAGGATTAATTGCTGATGATATTGCAAAAGATATTCCTGATGCTAATGCATATATTGCAGATCCTGTTGTAGTAGATGAATTTGATGATATTGCAAGAGTTACGGGTATTCCTGAAATAAAAAGAAAATCAATTTTTCATGCTTTAAACCAAAAAGCTATTGGTAAAAGATATGCAAATACAATTGGGAAAAAATATGAAGAATTAAATTTAATAATAGCTCATTTGGGTAGTGGAATTACGATTGGTGCACATTGCAAAGGACGGGTTATTGACGCAAATCAGGGATATGATGGTGATGGACCTTTTTCAGCTATCAGGGCAGGAAGTTTACCCGTGGGCGATTTAATTAATTTATGCTACAGCGGAAAATATACAAAGGAAGAAATATTACGAAAAGTATCATGCGAAGGTGGGTTACATGCTCATCTTGGTACTCATGATGCATACGAAATTGAAAAAAATCTTTATAATGGAGATGAAAAATCATTATTTATTTTTGATGCTATGGTATATCAGGTAGCTAAAGCAATAGGCTCAATGGTACCGGTTCTTTTTAGCAAAGTTAATGCTATTTTAATTACCGGTGCAATAGCTCAAAGTAATTGGTTTGTTGAAAGACTAATGGAAAGAGTTGGCTCGTTAGCACCTGTTTCTGTTTATCCCGGTTCTGATGACATCGAAAGTCTGGCTTTAAAAGGACTGGCTGTTTTAAGAGAGAAAGAAGAAGTATTAGAATATAAATAA